In a genomic window of Thermosynechococcus sp. CL-1:
- the rfbD gene encoding dTDP-4-dehydrorhamnose reductase, protein MRLVILGATGQVGWQLVQQAPPGVEVIPIARQGTAVTLDLEDLEAIPNLVKTLCPDVVINAAAYTAVDQAEQEPERAQRMNGTAVGLLAETMAALGGLLIHYSTDYVFAGTQSRPYRETDAPAPLNAYGYSKWLGEQAIATHHPAHLILRTSWVYDLRGKNFLRTMVRLAQTRPLVRVVADQIGTPTAAPFIAQVTYQLLERWQADPSLSGLYHLTPRGSTSWYGFAVKIFDHLRAKGYATATLEAIPSSEYPTPAKRPAFSTLNCEKLEAVLGTSLPSWEAVLQPLLDQLDPQSVL, encoded by the coding sequence ATGCGCCTAGTCATTTTGGGGGCAACGGGGCAGGTGGGCTGGCAATTGGTGCAGCAGGCACCCCCCGGCGTTGAAGTCATTCCCATTGCTCGCCAAGGCACTGCCGTAACGCTGGACTTGGAAGATTTAGAGGCCATTCCCAACCTGGTAAAAACCCTTTGCCCCGATGTGGTCATCAATGCGGCGGCCTACACTGCTGTAGATCAGGCGGAACAGGAACCGGAACGGGCACAGCGGATGAATGGCACTGCCGTGGGTCTTTTGGCAGAAACGATGGCCGCCTTGGGTGGGCTGTTGATTCACTACTCGACGGATTATGTGTTTGCTGGTACTCAATCGCGACCCTATCGCGAAACCGATGCCCCTGCCCCCCTCAATGCCTATGGCTATAGTAAGTGGCTAGGAGAGCAGGCGATCGCCACCCATCACCCCGCCCATCTAATCTTGCGCACCAGTTGGGTGTATGACCTGCGGGGCAAGAACTTTTTGCGCACCATGGTTCGCCTTGCCCAAACCCGTCCTCTCGTTCGGGTCGTTGCCGATCAAATCGGCACGCCCACGGCTGCCCCCTTCATTGCCCAAGTCACCTATCAACTGTTGGAACGCTGGCAGGCGGATCCCTCCCTGAGCGGTCTCTATCACCTGACGCCCCGCGGCAGTACCAGTTGGTATGGCTTTGCGGTAAAAATTTTTGATCACCTGCGTGCCAAAGGCTATGCAACTGCCACCCTAGAGGCGATTCCCAGCAGTGAGTATCCGACACCGGCCAAGCGACCCGCCTTTTCTACCCTGAACTGCGAGAAGTTGGAGGCGGTTTTGGGGACTTCCCTCCCCTCATGGGAAGCGGTTCTTCAGCCCCTTTTAGACCAACTAGATCCGCAATCCGTGCTTTAG
- the apcA gene encoding allophycocyanin subunit alpha, with translation MSVVTKSIVNADAEARYLSPGELDRIKSFVSTGERRLRIAQTLTENRERIVKQAGDQLFQKRPDVVSPGGNAYGEEMTATCLRDLDYYLRLVTYGIVAGDVTPIEEIGLVGVREMYNSLGTPIPAVAEGIRAMKNVASSLLSAEDAAEAGSYFDFVIGAMQ, from the coding sequence ATGAGCGTCGTCACGAAATCGATCGTGAATGCAGATGCCGAGGCCCGTTACCTCAGCCCCGGTGAACTGGATCGCATTAAAAGCTTTGTCAGCACCGGCGAGCGTCGTCTGCGCATTGCCCAAACCCTGACCGAAAACCGCGAGCGGATTGTCAAGCAAGCGGGCGATCAACTCTTCCAAAAACGGCCTGATGTGGTCTCCCCCGGTGGCAATGCCTACGGTGAAGAAATGACCGCCACCTGCCTGCGTGACCTCGACTACTACCTGCGGCTTGTGACCTACGGTATTGTTGCGGGTGATGTCACCCCCATCGAAGAAATTGGTTTGGTGGGTGTGCGTGAAATGTACAACTCCCTCGGCACCCCCATTCCTGCCGTGGCCGAAGGGATCCGCGCCATGAAGAACGTTGCTTCCTCGCTGCTGTCTGCAGAAGATGCCGCTGAAGCCGGTTCTTACTTTGACTTCGTGATTGGCGCCATGCAGTAG
- the petC gene encoding cytochrome b6-f complex iron-sulfur subunit yields MAQVSGMSDVPDMGRRQFMNLLTFGTITGTALGALYPVVKYFIPPSSGGTGGGVVAKDALGNDIKVSDYLTKHLPGDRSLAQGIKGDPTYVIVTEDHQIANYGLNAVCTHLGCVVPWNVSENKFICPCHGSQYDSTGKVVRGPAPLSLALVNATVTEDDKLVFTPWTETDFRTGKEPWWT; encoded by the coding sequence ATGGCTCAAGTTTCTGGAATGTCTGATGTGCCCGATATGGGGCGGCGACAGTTTATGAACCTGCTGACGTTTGGTACCATTACCGGTACAGCGTTGGGCGCTCTGTACCCTGTCGTCAAGTATTTCATTCCGCCCTCCAGTGGCGGCACGGGTGGTGGTGTAGTTGCCAAGGATGCATTGGGCAACGATATTAAGGTTTCCGACTACCTGACGAAGCACCTGCCGGGCGATCGCTCCCTTGCCCAAGGGATTAAAGGGGATCCCACCTACGTGATTGTTACTGAGGATCACCAAATTGCCAATTACGGCTTGAATGCCGTCTGCACTCACCTTGGCTGCGTGGTGCCTTGGAATGTCAGTGAAAACAAGTTCATTTGCCCCTGCCACGGCTCTCAATACGACAGCACGGGTAAAGTGGTGCGTGGCCCTGCTCCCCTCTCCTTGGCACTGGTGAATGCCACGGTTACCGAAGATGACAAACTGGTGTTTACCCCTTGGACGGAAACCGATTTCCGCACGGGCAAAGAACCTTGGTGGACGTAA
- a CDS encoding phycobilisome linker polypeptide, giving the protein MRMFKITACVPSQTRIRTQRELQNTYFTKLVPYENWFREQQRIQKMGGKIVKVELFTGKPGVNTGLA; this is encoded by the coding sequence ATGCGCATGTTCAAAATTACTGCCTGTGTGCCGAGTCAAACCCGTATTCGCACCCAGCGCGAACTGCAAAACACCTATTTCACAAAACTGGTGCCCTACGAAAACTGGTTCCGCGAGCAACAACGCATCCAAAAAATGGGTGGCAAAATTGTGAAAGTGGAACTGTTTACGGGTAAGCCGGGGGTCAACACCGGTCTAGCCTAG
- a CDS encoding DUF3067 family protein → MLTPLTGDELHALLLRKWGRSFDLQFRRVGDRIFLQVMWRYLEQASYPDTPEDYAAHLGAIAQHLNDWGCAQQVCTFIETTREKPRLGKAVNIPLNLGTRIIEWLE, encoded by the coding sequence ATGCTGACGCCCCTCACTGGTGATGAACTCCATGCCTTGCTCCTGCGCAAATGGGGGCGCTCCTTTGACCTTCAGTTTCGCCGCGTGGGCGATCGCATCTTTTTGCAGGTGATGTGGCGCTACCTCGAGCAGGCCTCCTATCCCGATACGCCTGAAGATTATGCCGCCCACCTTGGGGCGATCGCCCAGCACCTCAATGACTGGGGCTGTGCCCAGCAAGTTTGCACCTTTATTGAGACCACCCGTGAGAAACCCCGCCTCGGCAAAGCCGTGAATATTCCCCTCAACCTTGGCACCCGCATTATCGAATGGCTGGAATAG
- a CDS encoding carbon dioxide-concentrating mechanism protein CcmK, which translates to MPIALGMVEVLGHPPALAVADVMVKAARVTLVGYEVVSGARLTIIVRGDVSEVQIAVAAGVEAAKKIPAQSPKEKTLYLSSTVIPRPHGNLEAVFPKMRFQYGDGWERFLV; encoded by the coding sequence ATGCCCATTGCCCTTGGGATGGTAGAAGTACTGGGTCATCCCCCTGCCTTAGCCGTTGCCGATGTGATGGTGAAAGCGGCGCGTGTTACCCTTGTGGGCTATGAAGTGGTCAGTGGTGCTCGCCTGACGATTATTGTGCGCGGCGACGTTTCTGAAGTGCAAATTGCGGTTGCAGCGGGTGTGGAAGCCGCCAAGAAAATTCCAGCTCAAAGTCCTAAGGAAAAAACGCTCTATCTGTCGTCAACGGTGATCCCGCGCCCCCACGGGAATTTAGAGGCCGTTTTCCCGAAAATGCGGTTCCAATATGGCGATGGCTGGGAGCGTTTTCTCGTTTAG
- the mnmE gene encoding tRNA uridine-5-carboxymethylaminomethyl(34) synthesis GTPase MnmE has product MQSLHDTIVAIATAIVPQQGSIGIVRLSGAKAVAIAQSLFEAPGKQPWESHRILYGYVRDPQTRERVDEALLLLMLAPRSYTREDVVEFHCHGGLIPVQRVLQLCVAAGARLAEPGEFTLRAFLNGRLDLTQAESVAELVAAQSTTAAQIALAGLTGKFARPLKQIRQTCLSLLAEIEARLDFTDELPPLDPAAIAEDIRQLQHQVAAFLATAERGALIRTGLKVAIVGRPNVGKSSLLNAWSRSDRAIVTDLPGTTRDIVESQLVVGGIPIQVLDTAGIRETDNLVEQIGVQRSRQAAASADLILLVIDASQGWTAADQEIYDQLELQQRRQQAPQSVLVVLNKADLLSETVEVQDIPLPIAPIPTVLLSALSQRGIESLEDAILDLVQGQGVTAANLDFAINQRQAALLEQVHQSLNHVLAAIDAQLPLDFWTIDLHAAARALGTLTGEEVTESVLEQIFSRFCIGK; this is encoded by the coding sequence GTGCAATCCCTCCATGACACGATTGTGGCGATCGCCACGGCTATTGTGCCCCAGCAAGGGAGTATTGGCATTGTCCGTCTCTCAGGCGCCAAAGCAGTCGCGATCGCCCAGTCTTTATTTGAAGCCCCCGGCAAGCAGCCTTGGGAATCCCATCGCATTCTCTATGGCTATGTCCGCGACCCCCAAACCAGAGAACGGGTCGATGAAGCCCTCCTGCTGTTAATGCTGGCGCCCCGCTCCTACACCCGCGAAGATGTGGTGGAATTCCACTGTCATGGTGGCCTCATCCCTGTCCAGCGCGTGCTGCAACTGTGTGTCGCCGCAGGGGCACGCCTCGCCGAGCCGGGGGAATTTACGCTGCGCGCCTTCCTCAACGGTCGCCTTGATCTCACCCAAGCCGAGAGTGTGGCCGAACTGGTGGCTGCCCAATCCACAACCGCCGCTCAAATTGCTTTGGCGGGTCTGACAGGAAAATTCGCCCGCCCCCTCAAGCAGATTCGTCAGACCTGTTTATCCCTCTTGGCGGAAATTGAAGCGCGACTCGATTTTACGGACGAGCTACCCCCCCTTGACCCCGCAGCCATTGCTGAGGACATTCGTCAGTTGCAACACCAAGTAGCAGCGTTTTTGGCCACGGCAGAACGGGGAGCACTGATCCGCACTGGGCTAAAAGTGGCCATTGTGGGTCGCCCCAATGTCGGTAAGTCGAGTCTGCTCAATGCTTGGAGCCGTAGCGATCGCGCCATTGTTACAGATTTACCCGGCACCACCCGCGATATTGTCGAGTCCCAATTGGTTGTCGGTGGCATTCCAATCCAAGTCCTTGATACGGCCGGCATTCGCGAGACCGATAACTTGGTGGAACAAATTGGCGTCCAGCGATCGCGCCAAGCCGCAGCCAGTGCTGATCTCATCCTCCTTGTCATTGATGCCAGTCAAGGGTGGACAGCCGCCGATCAGGAGATTTACGACCAACTCGAGCTGCAGCAGCGGCGGCAGCAAGCGCCTCAGTCCGTCTTGGTGGTTTTGAATAAAGCTGATCTCCTCAGCGAAACCGTAGAGGTTCAGGATATTCCATTGCCCATTGCCCCCATTCCCACTGTGCTGCTCTCGGCCCTCAGTCAAAGGGGAATTGAGTCTCTCGAGGACGCCATTTTAGACCTTGTTCAAGGCCAAGGGGTTACCGCCGCCAACCTAGACTTTGCCATCAACCAACGTCAAGCCGCGCTCTTGGAGCAGGTTCACCAATCCCTGAATCATGTGCTTGCGGCCATTGATGCCCAACTCCCCCTTGATTTTTGGACAATTGACCTGCATGCTGCCGCTCGTGCCCTTGGTACCCTAACCGGGGAAGAGGTGACTGAGTCTGTGCTAGAACAAATCTTTAGCCGTTTTTGCATTGGAAAATAG
- the petA gene encoding cytochrome f translates to MKRFFKSLTLAIALAASVLLWSPQAQAYPFYAQQGYDSPREATGRIVCANCHLAAKPTQVEVPQAVTPDSVFEAVVKIPYDTRVQQVLGDGSKGGLNVGAVLMLPEGFKIAPPDRIPEELQAKTSGIYYQPYSEDKQNIILVGPLPGEQYQEIVFPVLAPNPATDKSIHFGKYSVHAGGNRGRGQVYPNGEKSNNNVFTAPIAGTITSITANPDGSTAVVITPESGEAVTETIPAGPDLIVSEGQTVAAGEALTNNPNVGGFGQKDTEIVLQDPNRIKWLLVFFAAITLSQILLVLKKKQVEKVQAAEMSL, encoded by the coding sequence ATGAAACGCTTTTTCAAATCGTTGACGCTGGCGATCGCCCTTGCCGCCAGTGTGCTTCTTTGGTCACCGCAAGCACAGGCCTATCCATTTTATGCCCAGCAGGGCTATGACAGTCCTCGCGAAGCGACTGGGCGAATTGTCTGTGCCAACTGTCACCTCGCCGCCAAACCCACCCAAGTGGAAGTGCCCCAAGCCGTCACCCCCGATTCCGTCTTTGAAGCCGTGGTGAAAATTCCCTACGACACCCGTGTGCAACAGGTGCTGGGGGATGGCTCTAAGGGCGGTCTGAATGTCGGTGCAGTTCTCATGCTGCCCGAGGGTTTCAAAATTGCTCCTCCCGATCGCATTCCCGAGGAGTTACAAGCCAAAACCAGCGGCATTTACTACCAGCCCTACAGTGAGGACAAGCAAAACATTATTCTGGTGGGGCCCTTACCGGGTGAGCAGTATCAGGAAATTGTTTTCCCCGTCCTCGCCCCCAACCCTGCCACGGATAAATCGATCCACTTCGGTAAATACTCCGTTCACGCCGGGGGCAACCGCGGTCGCGGCCAAGTCTATCCCAATGGTGAAAAGAGCAACAATAACGTCTTTACTGCACCGATCGCGGGCACGATTACCAGTATTACCGCTAACCCCGATGGCAGTACTGCGGTGGTGATCACCCCCGAGAGTGGTGAAGCAGTGACAGAGACCATTCCCGCTGGCCCTGACCTCATTGTCAGTGAAGGCCAAACGGTGGCAGCGGGTGAAGCCCTCACCAACAATCCCAATGTGGGTGGTTTTGGGCAAAAGGATACGGAAATTGTCCTGCAGGATCCCAACCGCATTAAGTGGCTGTTGGTCTTCTTTGCCGCCATTACCCTCTCGCAAATTCTGCTGGTTCTGAAGAAGAAACAAGTGGAGAAAGTGCAAGCCGCCGAGATGAGTCTCTAA
- the tatC gene encoding twin-arginine translocase subunit TatC: MTRSPDIDSPAPESSAIVDSTLEASDPIDPEDELPNEVEMSLWDHLEELRQRLFVVLGTVAVTIVLCFTQVRWIIQFLEKPAHGAKFLQLSPGEYFFVSCKAAAYSGILLATPMILYQAIRFILPGLTRREQRLLAPVVFGSSILFIAGLAFAYTLLAPAALGFFINYGADVVEQLWSIDRYVDFILLLLLATGLAFQVPILQLVLIALGIVSIPQMLSQWRYVVIIAVAVAAVLTPSIDPITQGLLAGALLALYFTGIGLAKLMGVGRSEA; encoded by the coding sequence ATGACGCGATCGCCCGATATTGATAGTCCGGCTCCAGAATCCTCAGCGATTGTTGACAGCACCCTTGAGGCAAGCGACCCCATTGACCCTGAGGATGAACTGCCCAATGAAGTGGAAATGTCCCTCTGGGATCACCTTGAGGAGTTGCGACAGCGGCTCTTTGTTGTCCTCGGCACTGTTGCTGTCACCATTGTTCTCTGCTTTACCCAAGTCCGCTGGATCATTCAGTTCCTTGAAAAACCAGCCCATGGTGCGAAATTCCTGCAACTCAGTCCGGGGGAGTACTTTTTTGTCTCCTGTAAAGCGGCGGCCTACAGTGGCATCCTCCTAGCGACGCCGATGATTCTCTACCAAGCCATCCGTTTTATCCTGCCGGGATTGACACGACGTGAGCAACGCTTGCTGGCACCGGTGGTTTTTGGTTCATCCATTCTCTTTATTGCCGGTTTGGCCTTTGCCTATACCCTCTTGGCACCCGCAGCCCTTGGCTTTTTCATTAACTATGGGGCAGATGTGGTTGAGCAACTGTGGTCGATCGATCGCTATGTAGATTTTATTTTGCTATTGCTCCTTGCCACCGGCCTCGCCTTCCAAGTCCCGATTCTCCAGTTGGTCCTCATTGCCCTCGGGATTGTTTCCATCCCGCAAATGCTCAGCCAATGGCGCTACGTGGTGATTATTGCCGTAGCCGTGGCAGCGGTTTTGACCCCCTCCATTGATCCAATTACTCAAGGACTGTTGGCGGGTGCTCTGCTTGCCCTCTACTTTACGGGGATTGGCTTGGCCAAGCTGATGGGGGTGGGGCGTTCTGAGGCTTAA
- the apcB gene encoding allophycocyanin subunit beta, whose translation MQDAITAVINASDVQGKYLDTAAMEKLKAYFATGELRVRAATVISANAANIVKEAVAKSLLYSDITRPGGNMYTTRRYAACIRDLDYYLRYATYAMLAGDPSILDERVLNGLKETYNSLGVPIAATVQAIQAMKEVTASLVGADAGKEMGIYFDYICSGLS comes from the coding sequence ATGCAAGACGCGATTACCGCTGTCATCAACGCCTCTGACGTGCAAGGCAAATACCTCGACACCGCCGCCATGGAGAAGCTGAAAGCTTACTTCGCAACGGGCGAACTACGGGTGCGTGCTGCGACCGTGATCAGCGCCAATGCCGCCAATATCGTCAAGGAAGCAGTGGCCAAATCTCTGCTCTACTCTGACATCACCCGTCCCGGTGGCAACATGTACACCACCCGTCGCTATGCGGCCTGTATCCGTGACCTCGACTACTACCTGCGCTATGCCACCTATGCCATGCTGGCTGGGGATCCTTCCATCCTCGATGAGCGGGTGCTCAATGGGTTGAAAGAAACCTACAACTCCTTGGGTGTGCCCATCGCTGCCACTGTGCAAGCCATCCAAGCCATGAAAGAAGTCACCGCCAGCTTGGTGGGTGCCGATGCCGGCAAAGAAATGGGCATCTACTTTGACTACATCTGCTCTGGCTTAAGCTAA
- the mfd gene encoding transcription-repair coupling factor, whose amino-acid sequence MSLMAIPRSWGKLPLTAELLSKLQHQRELVLTGMPRLVKGFVATTLAQQSQQSLCVITSTLEEGGRWAAQLELMGWEAVLFYPTSEASPYDPFDLEAEMVWGQLQVLVESDRPNIAIVTTERALQPHLPPPEQFRAACLTLEVGQEHSLGEVATALAALGYERVSLVETEGQWSRRGDIVDIFPVSAELPVRLQWFGDEIESIREFDPASQRSLHTEGDRLDALAQVTLTPISFTPLIAQALRAADHAHLISEDQEGLRRYLGVAFPQPASLLDYLPAQTLIAVDEPPLCAAHGDRWYEHSQAYWQSLETPPPPIHRPWSASVQALERFQRVHLYELASEGLGLNLSARAIPAIPHQFGRLAATLREERDKGYTVWLVSAQPSRSVALLQEHDCPAQFVPNPKDFPAIDKLQQQRLPIALKASGLAEISGFILPTFRTVLVSDREFFGQHNLVNLGYVRKRRRAAAKQVDLNKLQPGDYVVHRQHGIGQFLRLETLTINNETREYLALQYADGILRVAADQLNSLSRYRKQSDGVPQLNKLTGNTWERTKARVRKAIKKVAVDLLQLYAQRAQQRGFAFPPDTPWQQEMEDSFPYQPTPDQLKAIQEVKADMESDRPMDRLVCGDVGFGKTEVAIRAIFKAVMAGKQVAVLAPTTILTQQHYHTLKERFAPYPIQVGLLNRFRTESERQEILQKLKTGEMDVVVGTHQLLSKSVKFRDLGLLVVDEEQRFGVNQKEKIKALKIQVDVLTLSATPIPRTLYMALSGVREMSLITTPPPSRRPIQTHLAPYDPETVRSAIRQELDRGGQVFYVVPRVAGIEEVAAKLQGMVPSARILIAHGQMAEGELESTMLAFSNGEANILVCTTIIESGLDIPRVNTILVEDAQRFGLAQLYQLRGRVGRAGIQAHAWLFYPRQEVLTEAARQRLRAIQEFTQLGSGYQLAMRDMEIRGVGNLLGAEQHGQLDSVGFDLYVELLEEAIAEIRGQEIPAVDDTQVDLNVTAFIPADYMPDLEQKMAAYRAVSAATTKEDLRQLAAEWSDRYGALPKSVQQLLRVVELKQLARQCGISRIRPEGKQHVILETPMAEPAWKLLLEQLPTHLQSRFVYSQGKITVRGLGTQPVEKQLEQLIDWFSQMKTTVATPP is encoded by the coding sequence ATGTCCTTAATGGCCATTCCCCGCAGTTGGGGTAAGCTGCCGCTGACAGCTGAACTGCTCAGCAAATTACAACACCAACGGGAACTGGTCCTCACGGGGATGCCCCGCCTTGTCAAGGGCTTTGTGGCCACCACATTGGCGCAGCAGAGTCAGCAATCGCTGTGTGTGATTACTTCCACTCTAGAGGAGGGGGGACGCTGGGCGGCGCAATTGGAACTGATGGGTTGGGAGGCGGTGCTCTTTTACCCGACATCGGAGGCCTCTCCCTATGACCCCTTTGACTTGGAAGCGGAGATGGTCTGGGGGCAGCTGCAAGTTCTAGTCGAGAGCGATCGCCCCAATATTGCAATTGTCACCACGGAACGGGCACTGCAACCCCATTTACCCCCACCAGAGCAGTTTCGTGCCGCCTGTCTAACTTTAGAGGTGGGTCAAGAGCACTCCCTAGGGGAAGTGGCCACCGCCTTGGCAGCCCTTGGTTATGAGCGGGTTTCTCTCGTGGAAACGGAAGGCCAGTGGAGTCGGCGCGGCGACATTGTGGATATTTTCCCCGTCTCGGCGGAGCTACCGGTGCGCTTGCAGTGGTTTGGCGATGAGATTGAGTCCATTCGCGAGTTTGATCCGGCCAGTCAACGCTCCCTACACACCGAGGGCGATCGCCTTGATGCCCTTGCGCAGGTAACCCTGACGCCCATTAGTTTTACTCCCCTGATTGCCCAAGCCCTGCGGGCAGCGGATCACGCCCATCTCATTTCAGAGGATCAAGAGGGATTGCGGCGCTATCTGGGGGTGGCTTTTCCGCAACCGGCTTCGCTCTTGGATTATTTGCCTGCCCAAACCCTCATTGCCGTGGATGAGCCGCCCCTCTGTGCTGCCCATGGCGATCGCTGGTATGAGCACAGTCAAGCCTACTGGCAAAGCCTTGAAACGCCACCCCCCCCCATCCATCGTCCGTGGTCAGCCAGTGTCCAAGCCCTCGAGCGGTTTCAACGGGTGCACCTCTACGAACTGGCCAGTGAGGGACTCGGTCTCAATTTATCAGCACGGGCGATTCCAGCCATTCCCCACCAATTTGGTCGCTTGGCGGCAACCCTGCGGGAGGAACGGGACAAGGGGTACACCGTGTGGTTAGTCTCTGCGCAGCCGAGTCGCTCTGTAGCCCTGTTGCAGGAGCATGATTGCCCCGCCCAGTTTGTGCCCAATCCCAAGGACTTTCCGGCCATTGATAAGCTGCAACAGCAGCGACTGCCCATTGCCTTGAAGGCCAGTGGTCTAGCGGAAATTAGTGGCTTTATTTTGCCTACGTTCCGCACGGTGCTGGTGAGCGATCGCGAGTTCTTTGGTCAGCACAACTTGGTCAACCTTGGCTATGTGCGCAAACGCCGCCGCGCTGCTGCCAAACAGGTGGATCTCAACAAGCTCCAGCCGGGGGACTACGTCGTCCATCGCCAACACGGCATTGGTCAGTTCCTGCGCCTAGAAACGCTAACGATTAACAACGAAACCCGCGAGTATCTCGCCCTGCAATATGCCGATGGCATTCTCCGCGTTGCCGCCGATCAACTCAACAGCCTCTCCCGCTACCGTAAGCAAAGCGATGGCGTTCCCCAACTGAATAAGTTAACGGGCAACACTTGGGAACGTACCAAAGCACGGGTGCGCAAGGCCATTAAGAAAGTGGCGGTGGATCTGCTGCAACTCTATGCCCAACGCGCCCAACAACGGGGCTTTGCCTTCCCTCCAGATACACCGTGGCAGCAGGAAATGGAGGACTCGTTTCCCTATCAGCCCACCCCGGATCAACTCAAGGCCATCCAAGAGGTCAAGGCCGATATGGAGAGCGATCGCCCCATGGATCGGCTGGTCTGCGGTGATGTGGGCTTTGGGAAAACCGAAGTGGCCATTCGCGCTATTTTCAAAGCCGTGATGGCAGGCAAACAGGTGGCCGTTCTTGCCCCGACGACAATCCTAACGCAGCAGCATTACCACACCCTCAAGGAACGCTTTGCTCCCTATCCGATTCAAGTGGGGCTGCTCAACCGTTTCCGCACCGAGAGTGAGCGGCAAGAGATCCTGCAAAAGCTGAAAACGGGCGAAATGGATGTTGTCGTTGGGACGCACCAGCTCCTGAGCAAGAGCGTTAAATTTCGGGACTTAGGGCTACTGGTGGTGGATGAGGAACAACGCTTTGGCGTCAACCAAAAGGAGAAAATCAAAGCCCTCAAAATCCAAGTGGATGTGCTCACCCTCAGTGCAACGCCAATTCCCCGCACCCTCTATATGGCTCTGTCGGGGGTTCGAGAAATGAGTCTAATCACCACACCACCCCCCTCGCGGCGCCCGATTCAAACCCACCTTGCTCCCTATGACCCAGAAACGGTGCGCAGTGCGATTCGCCAAGAATTGGATCGGGGGGGTCAAGTTTTCTATGTTGTGCCGCGGGTTGCGGGAATTGAGGAGGTGGCGGCAAAGCTGCAAGGGATGGTGCCCAGTGCCCGTATTCTCATTGCTCACGGCCAGATGGCAGAAGGAGAACTGGAATCCACGATGCTTGCCTTTAGCAATGGTGAAGCCAATATTCTGGTGTGTACGACCATCATTGAGTCCGGCTTAGATATTCCCCGTGTGAATACGATTTTGGTGGAGGATGCGCAGCGGTTTGGCTTGGCACAGCTTTATCAACTGCGGGGTCGGGTTGGCCGAGCGGGCATTCAAGCCCATGCGTGGTTGTTTTATCCCCGTCAAGAGGTGCTGACTGAGGCGGCACGCCAACGGCTGCGGGCTATTCAGGAGTTTACCCAACTGGGATCGGGCTACCAACTGGCAATGCGAGACATGGAAATTCGCGGTGTCGGCAATCTCCTAGGGGCGGAGCAGCACGGTCAACTGGACAGTGTTGGCTTTGATTTGTACGTGGAACTGCTCGAGGAGGCGATCGCTGAAATTCGTGGCCAAGAGATTCCCGCCGTTGACGATACCCAAGTGGATCTCAATGTCACTGCCTTTATTCCCGCTGACTATATGCCCGATTTGGAGCAAAAGATGGCCGCCTACCGCGCGGTGTCCGCTGCAACGACAAAAGAAGACTTGAGGCAATTGGCAGCAGAGTGGAGCGATCGCTATGGGGCATTGCCCAAATCAGTTCAGCAACTGCTGCGGGTTGTGGAACTCAAACAACTGGCGCGCCAGTGTGGCATTAGCCGCATTCGTCCGGAAGGCAAGCAACATGTGATCTTGGAAACTCCGATGGCTGAACCCGCATGGAAACTGCTCCTAGAGCAACTGCCCACGCATCTCCAAAGTCGGTTTGTCTACAGTCAGGGCAAAATTACCGTGCGGGGTCTAGGGACGCAACCGGTGGAGAAACAACTGGAGCAACTCATTGACTGGTTCAGCCAAATGAAAACAACCGTTGCGACACCCCCCTAA